From the genome of Ornithobacterium rhinotracheale, one region includes:
- the metK gene encoding methionine adenosyltransferase — MSYFFTSESVSEGHPDKVADQISDAILDHFLAFDSQSKVACETLVTTGQVILAGEVNSKAYVDLQEITRKVIGRIGYNDSQMNFTADSCGVLSAIHEQSPDIRQGVVKTEKESQGAGDQGMMFGYATNETENFMPLALDLSHRILLELAEIRKNGNEMPYLRPDAKAQVTLEYGDDNKPKSIHTIVVSTQHDEFGDDAAMQERIRRDVIQIVIPRVIQKLPTHIKELFNAEITYHINPTGKFVIGGPHGDTGLTGRKIIVDTYGGKGAHGGGAFSGKDPSKVDRSAAYAMRHLAKNLVAAGACDEVLVQVSYAIGVAEPTSLFIDTYGTSKLNLSDAEIAEKLLEKYDFRPYAIEEKFKLRNPIYEETAAYGHMGREPRVVKKVFAGNGREKIECEVELFTWEKLDIVEELKTLFGL, encoded by the coding sequence ATGTCTTATTTTTTTACATCAGAGTCGGTGTCTGAAGGGCACCCAGACAAGGTGGCAGACCAAATTTCTGACGCTATTTTAGACCACTTTTTGGCATTCGATAGCCAAAGTAAAGTCGCTTGCGAAACTCTTGTAACCACAGGGCAAGTAATTTTGGCGGGCGAGGTGAACTCAAAAGCTTATGTTGATTTACAAGAAATTACACGCAAAGTTATCGGCCGTATCGGGTACAACGACAGCCAAATGAATTTCACGGCAGATTCTTGCGGCGTGCTTTCAGCCATTCACGAGCAATCCCCAGACATTAGACAAGGCGTAGTAAAAACCGAAAAAGAGAGCCAAGGCGCGGGCGACCAAGGAATGATGTTTGGCTATGCTACCAACGAAACTGAAAACTTTATGCCTCTGGCGCTTGACCTTTCGCACAGAATTCTACTTGAATTAGCTGAAATTCGCAAAAATGGAAACGAAATGCCCTATCTGCGCCCAGATGCCAAAGCGCAGGTAACCTTGGAATATGGCGATGATAATAAGCCTAAAAGCATTCACACCATTGTAGTCTCTACCCAGCACGATGAGTTTGGAGATGATGCCGCAATGCAGGAGCGCATTCGTAGAGATGTCATTCAAATTGTGATTCCGCGTGTGATTCAGAAACTGCCCACCCACATTAAAGAATTATTTAATGCCGAAATCACTTATCACATTAATCCCACAGGAAAATTCGTAATCGGAGGCCCACACGGCGATACAGGGCTCACAGGGAGAAAAATCATTGTGGATACTTATGGCGGAAAAGGTGCGCACGGTGGCGGTGCTTTCAGTGGTAAAGACCCGTCCAAAGTGGACCGCTCTGCGGCTTATGCTATGCGCCATTTAGCTAAAAACTTAGTGGCAGCAGGGGCGTGCGATGAGGTTTTGGTGCAGGTATCTTACGCCATTGGGGTAGCTGAGCCTACCAGCCTCTTCATTGATACCTATGGCACTAGCAAGCTAAATTTAAGCGATGCCGAGATTGCCGAAAAATTGCTTGAAAAATACGATTTTCGCCCCTATGCGATTGAAGAGAAATTTAAGCTTCGTAATCCAATTTATGAGGAAACAGCGGCCTATGGACATATGGGGCGCGAGCCTCGCGTGGTGAAAAAGGTTTTTGCAGGAAACGGCCGCGAGAAAATTGAATGTGAAGTGGAGCTTTTCACTTGGGAAAAACTCGATATTGTGGAGGAGTTAAAAACTCTCTTTGGTCTTTAA